The Clostridium chauvoei genome has a window encoding:
- a CDS encoding Ger(x)C family spore germination protein: MKVKKISKCIIILLIPLLLGGCFSYQDINKVTFSTSIIFDTDDFGNAVVYLDCIKPYRSTNESSDKGRRIIYKGIGKTALEALKDINLASSFELNYSQNRAYIFTEKAARSGIRNYLDLINNNQEFQIKPSVFVYFGDVEDLLKVTSSDEEYLGLYLEDLVSKNRKNPRAMQININDYLSTSLMANNTNVTGAIEIKEDALDKKIEISGGCVFKDDVLVERIELKDALSYNLLTDNVRGGTLEMSNPQSPEDFITLEILQSKTRSDLKYDGNKINLVKNIEMKVSLGEAQGKLRVDNELLNYIKAKKEEEIKRHLDYIFKKYQKKDLDVFYIERLLEINYPKEKIEDPMKITDLEIHVQLTIDGTEIVRDSL, encoded by the coding sequence ATGAAAGTAAAGAAAATAAGTAAATGTATTATAATACTTTTAATTCCATTACTTCTTGGAGGTTGTTTTAGTTATCAAGATATAAATAAGGTTACATTTTCAACAAGTATTATTTTTGATACAGATGATTTTGGAAATGCAGTAGTATATTTAGACTGTATAAAGCCTTATAGAAGTACAAATGAAAGCTCAGATAAAGGAAGACGTATAATTTATAAAGGTATAGGAAAAACAGCTTTAGAAGCTTTAAAAGATATTAATTTAGCATCAAGCTTTGAATTAAATTATAGTCAAAATAGAGCATATATATTTACAGAAAAAGCAGCAAGAAGTGGAATTAGAAATTATCTTGATTTAATAAATAATAATCAAGAGTTTCAAATAAAACCAAGTGTATTTGTTTATTTTGGTGATGTTGAGGATTTGTTAAAGGTAACATCTAGCGATGAAGAATATTTAGGGCTATATCTAGAGGATTTAGTAAGTAAAAATAGAAAAAATCCTAGAGCAATGCAAATAAATATAAATGATTATTTAAGTACATCATTAATGGCAAATAACACTAATGTAACTGGAGCTATTGAAATAAAAGAAGATGCATTAGACAAAAAAATAGAAATATCAGGAGGATGTGTCTTTAAAGATGATGTTTTAGTAGAAAGAATAGAATTAAAAGATGCTTTAAGTTATAATCTTTTAACTGATAATGTAAGAGGTGGAACGTTAGAAATGTCAAATCCTCAATCACCAGAAGATTTTATAACTCTAGAAATATTACAAAGCAAAACTAGAAGCGACTTAAAGTATGATGGTAATAAGATAAATTTAGTAAAAAATATTGAAATGAAAGTATCATTAGGAGAAGCGCAAGGAAAACTAAGGGTAGATAATGAATTATTAAATTACATAAAAGCAAAGAAGGAAGAAGAAATAAAAAGACACTTAGATTATATATTTAAAAAATATCAAAAGAAGGATTTAGATGTATTTTACATAGAAAGGTTGCTAGAAATAAATTACCCTAAAGAAAAAATAGAAGATCCTATGAAAATAACAGATTTAGAAATTCATGTACAATTAACTATAGATGGAACAGAAATAGTTAGAGATAGTTTATAA
- a CDS encoding spore germination protein, which yields MNNLDYVKEKLKNSFDVKYRSIQTVLGKATIVFIDDLCNSELISDNVVFPLRGFGEIKPSNGKITTLQQVIDNVLNINAAGIAKDKDDAITHVLSGDPIVIFDEFDEIIYVEAKGFPVRGVGTPETESVLKGPREGFNELIVNNVALIRRRIKNPNLKFEAIIVGEKSQTAVAVSYIDGVAPKELINEIKEKVKNLDIRFILDTNYIEDALKRQKSFFDTVGYTEKPDEVAAKLLEGRVAVIVDGTPFVLTVPYFFLENFQMPDDYYVNRYYTNFNRILRWMAFFVAALLPGLYVALITYHFSMIPSLFMFRLAVSRAGVPFPTFVEVILMMLAFQFIKEAGLRLPQPIGGAMSIVSALILGDAVVGAGIASRITIIVVALSTLSYFLIPKLYGAVSFWAIILVVFSALFGIPGFLCGALLLLMQLSELETVGYPFLFPIGSVNEYKFKDVVLRGELSRISQNIIKRGKADESKENK from the coding sequence ATGAATAATTTAGATTATGTTAAAGAGAAACTTAAAAACTCTTTTGATGTCAAGTACAGAAGTATTCAAACTGTATTAGGCAAAGCAACCATAGTATTTATAGATGACTTATGCAATTCAGAATTAATAAGTGACAACGTAGTTTTTCCACTTAGAGGCTTTGGAGAAATTAAACCTAGTAATGGGAAGATTACAACATTACAACAAGTCATAGATAATGTATTAAATATAAATGCAGCAGGTATAGCTAAAGACAAAGATGATGCAATTACACATGTGCTATCAGGAGACCCTATAGTTATATTTGATGAATTTGATGAAATTATCTATGTAGAAGCAAAAGGATTTCCAGTAAGAGGAGTAGGAACCCCTGAAACTGAATCAGTATTAAAGGGACCAAGAGAAGGCTTTAATGAATTAATAGTAAATAACGTAGCTCTTATTAGAAGAAGAATAAAAAATCCTAATTTAAAATTTGAAGCTATTATAGTTGGCGAAAAATCACAAACAGCAGTGGCTGTAAGCTATATAGATGGTGTAGCTCCAAAGGAACTAATAAATGAAATAAAAGAAAAAGTGAAAAATCTAGATATAAGATTTATATTAGATACTAACTATATCGAAGATGCATTAAAGAGGCAAAAAAGCTTTTTTGATACAGTAGGTTATACAGAAAAACCAGATGAAGTAGCAGCAAAACTTTTAGAAGGTAGAGTTGCAGTAATAGTTGACGGTACACCATTTGTACTTACAGTTCCATATTTCTTTTTAGAAAATTTTCAAATGCCAGATGACTATTATGTAAATAGGTATTATACAAATTTTAATCGTATATTAAGATGGATGGCGTTTTTTGTAGCAGCATTATTACCAGGGTTATATGTAGCATTAATAACTTATCATTTTTCAATGATACCATCATTATTTATGTTTAGGCTTGCAGTATCTAGGGCAGGAGTACCATTTCCAACCTTTGTAGAAGTTATACTTATGATGCTAGCCTTTCAATTTATAAAAGAAGCTGGACTTAGGTTGCCACAGCCTATAGGTGGAGCCATGAGTATAGTTTCAGCGCTTATATTAGGTGATGCAGTAGTAGGTGCAGGTATAGCATCAAGAATTACTATAATAGTAGTGGCTTTAAGTACTCTTAGTTACTTCTTAATACCTAAGTTATATGGAGCAGTATCTTTTTGGGCAATAATTTTAGTTGTATTTTCAGCTTTATTTGGTATTCCAGGATTCTTATGTGGAGCATTGTTATTATTAATGCAATTATCAGAATTAGAAACAGTAGGATATCCATTTTTATTCCCAATAGGAAGTGTAAATGAGTATAAATTTAAAGATGTTGTATTAAGAGGAGAGTTAAGTAGAATATCTCAAAATATAATAAAGAGAGGTAAGGCGGATGAAAGTAAAGAAAATAAGTAA
- a CDS encoding endospore germination permease produces MNKLSSKHFVLFIIGVTFISIKTYPSLFINIGGRDAWLCALIASLVFMAYVYYITGICKSTNTFDINLIFTSSVSKFLGNILLFIFAINLFLSALESASVEANALHSTFFIETPVWYALIFFLLPSIFLLNKNIRTIIIFTLVSVGFLVVNSITFILLTQGYKNMDYVLPVLGNGLNKDFFITIALMLGSLSSFAVAIPFMNYMIKREHVKTHSFYASSITSIIIVVSILGIITCFGPLRSGNIFYPEFVLGQRIQIGGFLEFGELFFLFQTVVGFFLKYLLATYGILLIYSKFFSNKKLFIIIYTFLMFVFASFIGRSNFILFELLNYYQVINLIGFFVIPLIVFTIYYLRFKSKCKIKSSK; encoded by the coding sequence ATGAATAAACTTTCTAGTAAACATTTTGTATTATTTATAATTGGAGTTACCTTTATTTCTATAAAGACTTATCCATCATTATTTATAAATATAGGAGGTAGAGATGCTTGGCTATGTGCATTAATAGCTTCTTTAGTATTTATGGCTTATGTTTATTACATAACAGGAATTTGCAAAAGCACTAATACATTTGATATTAATTTGATTTTTACCTCATCTGTATCTAAGTTTTTAGGTAATATACTATTATTTATTTTTGCTATAAATTTATTTTTATCAGCTTTAGAGTCTGCTTCTGTAGAAGCCAATGCTCTTCATTCAACATTTTTTATAGAAACTCCTGTATGGTATGCACTAATATTCTTTTTGTTGCCATCTATATTTTTGCTTAATAAAAATATAAGAACTATTATTATATTTACTTTAGTAAGTGTTGGATTTTTAGTTGTAAATTCTATTACATTTATACTACTAACTCAAGGTTATAAAAATATGGATTATGTTTTACCTGTACTTGGAAATGGCTTAAATAAAGATTTCTTTATAACTATAGCTCTGATGCTAGGTTCTTTGAGTTCTTTTGCTGTAGCAATTCCATTTATGAATTACATGATTAAAAGAGAACATGTTAAAACTCATAGCTTCTATGCTAGTTCTATTACTTCTATTATTATAGTAGTTTCAATATTAGGAATTATAACCTGCTTTGGTCCCCTTAGATCAGGTAATATATTTTATCCTGAATTTGTTTTAGGTCAAAGAATTCAAATAGGTGGTTTTTTAGAATTTGGAGAATTATTTTTCCTATTTCAAACTGTTGTAGGATTTTTTCTTAAATATCTTTTAGCTACTTATGGAATACTTCTAATATATAGCAAATTTTTCTCTAACAAAAAATTATTTATAATAATTTATACCTTTTTAATGTTTGTATTTGCAAGCTTTATAGGTAGAAGTAACTTTATATTATTTGAACTTTTAAACTACTATCAAGTAATAAACTTAATAGGATTTTTTGTAATTCCACTTATAGTATTTACTATTTATTACCTACGCTTTAAAAGTAAATGTAAAATTAAAAGCAGTAAATAA
- a CDS encoding zinc-ribbon domain-containing protein, producing the protein MEDKKIICKDCGKEFVFTVGEQEFYKEKGFDNEPVRCIDCRRARKAQNNRR; encoded by the coding sequence ATGGAAGATAAGAAAATAATTTGTAAAGATTGCGGTAAGGAATTCGTATTCACAGTTGGAGAACAAGAATTCTACAAAGAAAAAGGATTCGATAACGAACCAGTAAGATGCATCGATTGCAGAAGAGCTAGAAAAGCACAAAACAACAGAAGATAG
- the trpS gene encoding tryptophan--tRNA ligase — MENNTSEKKKVIFSGIQPSGDLTLGNYLGAIKNWVSLQDEFDCYFCVVDLHAITVKQEPKDLRRRTLELLAIYIASGIVPEKNTLFIQSHVPAHSECSWLLTCNTYMGELGRMTQYKDKSKKYGDSIGAGLFNYPVLMAADILLYNTDLVPVGQDQKQHLELARDIASRFNNTYSPTFKIPEPYIPKLGAKVMSLQDPSKKMSKSDENPNSYILIMDPPEVIRKKVSRAVTDSIGIVNYCDEQPGVKNLINILCATKGSTPEELVEYYKGKGYADLKNDVAEAIIAELEPVQNKVKDILTDKKYLEEIYKLGAEKASYNANKILRKMQKKIGFIPR, encoded by the coding sequence ATGGAAAATAATACATCTGAAAAGAAAAAGGTTATCTTTAGTGGTATACAACCATCTGGAGATTTAACTTTAGGAAATTACTTAGGAGCTATTAAAAATTGGGTTTCTCTTCAAGATGAATTTGATTGCTATTTTTGTGTAGTTGATTTACATGCAATTACTGTTAAACAAGAACCTAAGGATTTAAGAAGAAGAACTTTAGAACTTCTTGCAATATATATTGCTTCAGGAATTGTTCCTGAAAAGAACACTTTATTTATACAATCTCATGTACCAGCTCATAGTGAATGTTCTTGGCTTTTAACTTGTAACACTTATATGGGTGAACTTGGTAGAATGACACAATATAAAGATAAATCTAAAAAATACGGTGACTCTATTGGAGCTGGACTATTTAACTATCCAGTTTTAATGGCAGCTGACATACTTTTATATAACACAGACTTAGTACCTGTAGGTCAAGATCAAAAACAACATTTAGAGCTTGCTCGTGATATTGCTAGTAGATTTAATAATACTTATAGTCCTACATTTAAAATCCCTGAGCCTTATATTCCAAAGCTAGGGGCTAAGGTTATGAGTCTTCAAGATCCTTCTAAGAAAATGTCTAAATCTGATGAGAATCCAAATTCATATATTTTAATTATGGATCCTCCTGAGGTTATTAGAAAGAAGGTTTCTAGAGCTGTTACTGATAGTATAGGAATCGTTAACTATTGTGATGAACAACCAGGCGTTAAAAATCTTATTAATATTTTATGTGCTACTAAAGGTTCTACTCCTGAAGAGCTTGTTGAATATTATAAAGGAAAAGGCTACGCTGATTTAAAGAATGATGTTGCTGAAGCTATAATTGCTGAGCTAGAACCTGTTCAAAATAAAGTAAAAGATATTCTTACAGACAAGAAATACTTAGAAGAAATCTATAAATTAGGAGCTGAAAAAGCTTCTTATAACGCAAATAAGATTCTTAGAAAGATGCAAAAAAAGATAGGATTTATTCCTAGATAA
- a CDS encoding 5'-nucleotidase, lipoprotein e(P4) family, which produces MLKKYGHGFKFLLATFLIISFSTFGIGCSTKPSDEKEEITNNEGSVTNDWRKESYINGILYQLSAEVKGLQYQAFKLATLQLDKRIAEREAGMYKKPLAIISDIDDTLASDCNYIAGIVMQDEKWDNGPWDGYYDSIASTSNVALPGAVEFMNYAAKNGIETFYVTNREHNQLDLSVAQLEHLGFPNADKEHVQVCNENGSSDKTERRENILKDYEVVMYLGDNIGDFTEDFARELGTVNRNELASDPKYKDLWGDKWIVLPNSTYGNYVGSVWDNKKDLTEAEKVKAIKEVLDNYSYTNTDKYEKWYKPVN; this is translated from the coding sequence ATGTTAAAAAAATATGGACATGGCTTTAAATTTTTACTTGCAACTTTTTTAATAATATCTTTTAGTACATTTGGAATAGGATGTAGTACAAAACCAAGTGACGAAAAAGAAGAAATTACAAATAATGAAGGTTCTGTTACAAATGATTGGAGAAAAGAATCTTATATAAATGGTATTCTTTATCAATTATCAGCCGAAGTTAAAGGTTTACAATATCAAGCATTTAAGCTTGCAACCTTACAGCTTGATAAAAGAATTGCTGAAAGAGAAGCTGGTATGTATAAAAAACCACTTGCTATAATTTCAGATATTGATGATACGTTAGCTTCAGACTGTAATTATATTGCTGGAATAGTAATGCAGGATGAAAAATGGGACAATGGTCCTTGGGATGGTTACTATGATTCAATTGCTTCTACTTCAAATGTTGCACTACCAGGTGCTGTTGAATTTATGAACTATGCAGCTAAAAATGGCATAGAAACATTCTATGTTACTAATAGAGAACATAATCAGCTTGATTTATCAGTAGCTCAACTTGAGCATTTAGGTTTCCCTAATGCCGATAAAGAACACGTTCAAGTTTGTAACGAAAATGGCTCTTCAGATAAAACAGAAAGAAGAGAAAATATTCTTAAGGATTATGAAGTTGTTATGTATTTAGGAGATAATATTGGTGACTTCACAGAAGATTTTGCAAGAGAATTAGGTACAGTAAATAGAAATGAACTTGCTTCTGATCCTAAATATAAAGATCTTTGGGGAGATAAATGGATAGTACTACCAAATTCAACTTATGGAAACTACGTTGGATCAGTATGGGATAACAAAAAAGATTTAACTGAAGCTGAAAAAGTTAAAGCTATTAAAGAAGTCTTAGATAATTATAGTTATACAAATACTGATAAATATGAAAAATGGTATAAACCTGTAAATTAA
- a CDS encoding ABC transporter ATP-binding protein — protein MANLSLKNIYKIYPGDVTAVKDFNLEIEDKEFIVFVGPSGCGKSTTLRMIAGLEEISKGELYIDNKLVNDVPPTDRDIAMVFQNYALYPHMTVYENMSFGLKLRKMPKAEIDVKVREAARILDIEHLLDRKPKALSGGQRQRVALGRAIVREPKVFLMDEPLSNLDAKLRVQMRTEIAKLHQKLQTTFIYVTHDQTEAMTMGTRIVVMKNGVVQQVASPQEIYANPVNMFVAGFIGSPQMNFMDATVIEKDGKLSLNFGDESIELPEDKAKIVKAKGYVGKTVVLGIRPEDMYDDKEYITANPNGVFEAKVEVTELMGAESYIYITKDGTSMTVRVNGSTALQTDQTAKFAMDTKAIHIFDKENELAIL, from the coding sequence ATGGCAAATTTATCATTAAAGAACATTTATAAAATATATCCAGGAGATGTTACAGCAGTTAAGGATTTTAACTTAGAAATAGAAGATAAAGAATTTATAGTTTTTGTAGGACCATCAGGTTGTGGTAAATCAACAACTTTAAGAATGATTGCTGGATTAGAAGAGATATCAAAAGGTGAATTATATATAGATAATAAATTAGTAAATGATGTACCACCAACAGATAGAGATATAGCAATGGTTTTCCAAAACTATGCATTATACCCACATATGACAGTATATGAAAATATGTCATTTGGATTAAAACTTAGAAAAATGCCAAAGGCAGAAATAGATGTTAAAGTTAGAGAAGCGGCTAGAATACTTGATATAGAACATTTATTAGATAGAAAACCAAAGGCTTTATCAGGAGGTCAAAGACAAAGAGTTGCTTTAGGAAGAGCTATAGTTAGAGAACCTAAAGTATTCTTAATGGATGAGCCTTTATCAAACCTTGATGCTAAGCTAAGAGTTCAAATGAGAACAGAAATAGCTAAACTTCATCAAAAGTTACAAACTACATTTATATATGTAACACATGACCAAACAGAAGCTATGACAATGGGTACAAGAATTGTTGTTATGAAGAATGGGGTTGTTCAACAAGTAGCGAGTCCACAAGAAATATATGCTAATCCAGTTAATATGTTTGTTGCAGGATTTATAGGAAGTCCTCAAATGAACTTTATGGATGCAACTGTAATTGAAAAGGATGGAAAGTTATCATTAAACTTTGGAGATGAATCCATAGAACTTCCAGAAGATAAGGCTAAAATAGTTAAAGCTAAAGGATATGTTGGAAAGACTGTAGTATTAGGAATAAGACCAGAAGATATGTATGATGATAAAGAATATATAACAGCAAATCCAAATGGTGTATTTGAAGCTAAAGTTGAAGTTACAGAACTTATGGGTGCAGAAAGTTATATCTATATAACTAAAGATGGCACTTCAATGACAGTTAGAGTAAATGGAAGCACAGCATTACAAACAGATCAAACAGCTAAGTTTGCAATGGATACTAAGGCTATTCATATTTTTGATAAGGAAAATGAACTTGCAATTTTATAA